A window of Nicotiana tabacum cultivar K326 chromosome 24, ASM71507v2, whole genome shotgun sequence contains these coding sequences:
- the LOC107827244 gene encoding uncharacterized protein LOC107827244 — protein MAGIKFAFFFAALLLAIVVNPSMISSPKMKVKALRNLPLDMDMEMVERNLLFSRLKDDGWLTCKRPCNQISDCSDGWLCDSCGFPVLGDRYMQCLIPPESSKYAQVIPTAFIAGGENLSE, from the exons ATGGCTGGAATTAAGTTTGCTTTCTTTTTTGCTGCTCTCCTCCTGGCGATTGTTG TTAATCCATCCATGATCAGCTCGCCGAAGATGAAAGTGAAAGCATTGAGAAACTTACCCTTAGATATGGATATGGAAATGGTTgaaagaaatctattgttttCAAGACTAAAAGACGATGGTTGGCTAACTTGTAAGAGACCTTGCAATCAGATTAGTGATTGCTCTGACGGTTGGCTTTGCGATTCATGTGGATTTCCTGTCTTAGGGGATAGATATATGCAATGCCTCATTCCTCCAGAATCCTCAAAGTATGCTCAAGTGATTCCAACTGCATTCATCGCGGGAGGTGAAAACCTGAGTGAATAG